One Pigmentibacter ruber genomic window, ATGAATTAAAAGATTTTATAGAAGCTTGGTATAAAAGAAATAGAGATTATCAAATTGATGGAATTGTATTCAGATATAATGACGAAATATTATGGGAAAATTTTGGAAATACAGCCCATCATCCTAGAGGAAGTATTGCTTTTAAACAGGCAGGAGAAACAGCTGAAACAGAAATTCTAGCCATTGAAGAAAATGTTGGGCGGAGTGGAAAAATTACTTTTCGAGCAAAATTAAAAACAGTTGAATTATCTGGCGCTAAAATATCATATGCAACTCTTCATAATGCGGAATTTATAGAGGAAGGAAACTATGCAGTAGGTTCAAAAGTTGAAATTATTAGGAGTGGCGAAGTTATCCCTGCTATTATTCGTTTGATAGAGCCTGCTCAAAAATCATTTAAGTTACCTGAATTTTGTAAATGTGGCTTTAAATTAACTAGACAAGGCCCTGATTTAATGTGCTTAGATAACCCAGTTTGTAATTATAAAGATCAGGAAAGTCTTGTATATTTTGTATCTTCATTAGATATTATGGGAGTGTCCGATAAAATTGTTTTAAAAATTAGAGACGCAGGATTGGTGCAAGAACCTGCTGATTTTTATAAATTAACTGAAGAAGATTTGTTACAAATTGAAGGATTTGCAAAAAAATCATCTGAAAACGTTATTAAATCAATACAAAATACAAGAAAAATTCCTTTAGCAAAATTTTTAACTGCTTTAGGATTAAAACGTGGTGGCGCTGTGAAATGCCAAGAAGTTGCGAGAAAGTTTGAAACTTTGGAGAATGTTTTAAAAATTGATGCTAGCGATTTAAAAGTTGAGAAAGGCTGGGCAGATAAATCTGCTGAAGATTTTGTTGCTTCATTAAAAAATAAACGAAATATTATTCGTAATTTATTGAATTATGTTGAAGTATTAGATGATGAATCAAATAAAAAAATAAGTAAACAAAATTCTCATCCCTATTTTGGGAAAAATATTTGTATAACGGGAAGTTTATCAAGGCCAAGAGAAGAATATAAATTTATGCTTGAAAATGTGGGAGCAAAATTAGTTTCTTCAGTCAGCTCAAAAACAGACCTTTTGGTATGTAATGAAAGCTCAGGTTCTAATAAATATAAAGATGCAGTAAAATTTGGGATCAAGATTATTACTGAGGAAGAATTTTCAAGAAATTTTAATTGAATTAATTTTAAATCTAGTTATTAAAATATTATAATTTTTTATTAAATCATATATTGAAATAAGTATAACAAATGCTGAATTTATATAAAGTAATCCATATAAAG contains:
- the ligA gene encoding NAD-dependent DNA ligase LigA, yielding MGKVSSKSKYIEELASKILQHKKLYYLGKSVISDSEFDALENELKELAPDHPVLSFVGYQFDDLTNKVSHDIPMLSLAKTYSVEDLYEFLQKNSCIAMDKIDGMALSLEYDFSGKLYRASTRGNGKAGENVTEHICHVTNIPKILNISSKKEELKFEIRGEVYFPLSEFKNFNDRFDSFRNAVPGTLGRKEVEEALEVLRVLRFCVYDVLVFKDNNPLNAKEFFSFIKKNNNYLDKIKYSQELGFIDNTNLLEKIDHVRNIDELKDFIEAWYKRNRDYQIDGIVFRYNDEILWENFGNTAHHPRGSIAFKQAGETAETEILAIEENVGRSGKITFRAKLKTVELSGAKISYATLHNAEFIEEGNYAVGSKVEIIRSGEVIPAIIRLIEPAQKSFKLPEFCKCGFKLTRQGPDLMCLDNPVCNYKDQESLVYFVSSLDIMGVSDKIVLKIRDAGLVQEPADFYKLTEEDLLQIEGFAKKSSENVIKSIQNTRKIPLAKFLTALGLKRGGAVKCQEVARKFETLENVLKIDASDLKVEKGWADKSAEDFVASLKNKRNIIRNLLNYVEVLDDESNKKISKQNSHPYFGKNICITGSLSRPREEYKFMLENVGAKLVSSVSSKTDLLVCNESSGSNKYKDAVKFGIKIITEEEFSRNFN